The DNA window AATGCTCAAAGGGTATCTTAAAACCCGTCCTTTATCAATGTACATGGCCACTATGATTGGTTCCCAGTATCAATGGTTGGTTTCCAGCAGTAACGGTCTGGTTTCCACTGGGAAATTGATTCCTGGTTGTGTTTCCCCTTAGCAATACTCAGTACTGGCATGTGAAACTTTGCAGGAAGAAACTGAAAGACCTTATGAGCACAGACGAAGTATTGCAAACAGTATTACAAATATTGGACATGTTCATGAGTCTGTGTGAAGATAACTCATGGATAAAATACCTTATACCTGATGATGCCAGTGTTCAGGCACAGTTGATGGCTGTGTCCACTAGTGGTTTTGATGATTCATCACTCCTAAATGATTTCAGAAAGCTCGAACAACTAATGGCTGAGACACGAGTAGTACTGGCAAGGTAATTTTGGGTTATGGATTGTGTATGTTCAGTTATAGCAAGAGATAACTTGCATCATAATGCACTCTTCTTTGCTGTGTCTGTTGTATGATCGGCCTTCATTTATTTTATCTTTCATGAATTAACTTTGAGCTGATTAACTACAATTATTATCTAACAAATTGCATTGTAACTGTTTACTTTGCAATCCATTTCATATGACATGTGATTTGTATTGACCTAGTTTGTTAATTTTGTCCTTGTACTATATATGGggatccaaattttaaggagACGAAGCAACTTTCTTGGTAGCATTAACTCACTACTTTGAGCTTCATTTGATAGCATTTACCATAATTAGATTATATAGTTAGTCTGTTATGGAGCAGGAGCGAAAAGGGTGCTCTATATTTAGGTTGGTGTGCATTACATTTCCTTTCAGGGTATCAAATGACATGATGGTTTGAAGAATATCATTTTCATGCATGCATGATAACAGTTGCATTCAATTGGGGAGAACAAATTTTTAGTGTAAGGATATTATGTCATGCGTAGAATCATTTTTTCCCTATGTCTGTCAATCTAATGGTATGTCTGTTGTCTGTGGTTGACTCTTTTGGTAACGTCGACAAAGTAGTCCCTATCAGTATCTACTTAACCATTTGGAACTGTGGTATTGCAGTGATGATTTCAGAAATATCATGGAGAGGTCATTGAGGAAGATAGCTGACATGGTGATAGAGGACCTGGCTGCGCAGACTGGAATTCCAAGTCCTCCATCAGGATTGCCCTTAGCGACGCTCTTGCCCAGAGTTGCTCATTTGAGCTTGCCATTGCTTGAGGAGCCAAACAAGAACAAATACATTCAGATGATCCGAAGTATGCCTGAAGTGGAACTCTTCTACACATTCCTCTATGCAAACATGCCACCAGAAACATGATCTTTACATTGATGTGAAAAGAACATTTGCTTCTGAATTTTGGCTCCAATGGTCTGGCGGTATGTGGATGCTGAACATTCTGCAAATCAGGGAACCAAGAAACAGGAAGAGACAGAATGCTCATTTCTGCCCTGTATATGCTGAGATATTCCGCTTTTGCTAACATGAAGTAACTGAGTGGAGTTCCTTCCATCTGGATTCTTTCTTTCTTCGAAGTCTGGGTTGCATGTGTCTAGTTAGGACCCCCACGCTCTGTTTCTGCTATTTTGCTATATTTTTGGAAGCTTACACGATGATAATTGTTGCAGATATTTTACAGGTCAAATGGTTAGTGTATACATTTCTACTCAGTTGAGCCTTTTTGTTGGGTGACATGTGAATATTTCAGCTCAGTTGTGTCTCCTTTTTTGGGGCGAGCAAAGCTGTTTGAAAGAACTGGATTTCCAGAACATTTGTGGTGATGAAGTATATTATTGGACTCAGTGTGGTGGCATATGTGCGATGTGAAATAATATTTCTTCTAGTTCCTCATACATGAATTTCAGCAAAACTTTCTTCTTTTTATGTGAACTCCGATCAAAATTTACTTAGGCATAATGGCTAATTCCACAAATGAATTATTCCTTAATATCGATTTGCTGCGAAGATATGGCACACATAAAGAAAAGCCAAACATCCCTGTCTGCTTTTTCTCATGCTGCCGCCACAAAAGTAATCTTGTATagcttctatttcttttctattTCCTTTTGTACAATTTGTACATAAATTCCTGTGGTCTTTTCTTTTTATATATGAAAAAGATTACTAGGCGATTCCGCTTCATTTTTgtcaaaaaaaaaggagaatgGGTCAATTGCCCTTGGTTTCGGTTTTATTAGAGGTATTTCTTAGTATATAAATATTGTCTTAGTTTACTGGCTGTAGACATTTTTATATTAAGGAATACTTATATATTTTATATGCCATTGCACAAGGATCTGAATCTCTTTTGGCTGATATAATATGGTAGCATAATTTGGTGCATATGTTGCATGGATGCCAAAATTTGATGATGCCAATTGATTATCAATGTCCTGAACCCCAAAAGCTCTGATTTAATTCAGTGGTTATAAGATTAAAAGTCCATTACCAGTAAGAGGGTCCATGACTTCAAGGACGACACCCAGAGCTGCAGATTTAGAACCTCAACAACTCACATACGTGCAGAGCAAGATGGACCTCCCCGAAAGATTGAATTTACAGTGTTCAAATACTTTGTTTTTGCCCTGATGATACAAACCGTCAGAAAACTAGCAAAACTGGCAGGAATTGATCACAATTTGGGGTCGGATGTGTACCCAgtgttcaaataaaatttctcCTTGTTTCTATTCCTATATATGAATTTGCTGTGGCCCCAATGCCAAGTTGATCTGATTTATGCTCAATTCGGCCAAAGCTGCTCAGGTAGCAAATACGGTAAGTAGTACCGCATACCTCCAATAGCCTATTTGCGTGTAAAACATCAAATCAGACAACATACTATCTAATTGCAAAGGGAAAAGCATTTGCACCGAAATAGGCATTCTAATGTGTATGTTATGACAATGAGACGGATCATAACTATATAGGATATAGCATATGCTGTTGCCACAGAACTGCATCAGCAGTGTAAAATACATATTGAAGTTAAAAACGAAACATTACAAATTTTCAACAGCAAAACTAACTTATAATGTACTACTCCCTCTAGTATTCCCTCGTTTATTTCAAGGGTGAAAGACAAAAGCGCCTATTCAAGGCTAAAGAATAAATCTGCAAAATCTAATGCTATGGGTGCGAGTAATTCACGCACTGAACTACTTAGCAGATGCAACTAAGCCTTGCTTCTCTTCATCAAGCTCTTTGCTATCATTGCCCTCTTTAGGTTGCTCAGATACTGGCCCATGCTGCTGACCCGCAGAAATTCCTTTTGTTGTAACTGATTGTTGATAGAGTATCCCACCAACAATAGTGAAGAGCAAGCAAACCAAACCAAATCCAGTTGCATGTTTGTCCCAGATCATGACATTGATAGCCACGGTGAGGAACTTATTCACAACCCCGGTCACGGTAAACGCAGTGGCTGAGACTGCTTTCCTTGCTGCAAAACCAAAGAAACTGATGAGGAGCCCAAACATACATGACAATGCCACTGCCACAAAGGCATCTAGTTGAAACCAGCCGTCACCCCTTGATTCAATCGCTGCAAAGACCAACTTATGCTCTCCTGTAACGAACCAAAAGATGGGGGCCAGCATCAATGACAGAAGGTTGTTGTAGAGCACAAAGCCCCAAGTATTTAGCCCCAGGTTTGTCACGATGTGCTTGATGTACACCATTTCAGTTGTTATGGTCACCAGATATGCAAGTGCCCATGAGTATGCTGTGAGGCTGAATGCTGAATCTGTCATCACATAACCAACTGCTCCTCCCAAGATGACCACAAGGGATAAGAATGTGAACTTTGAAGGACATGGTTGCTTCCGGAAAATTGTGTCAGCAATAGCAACCAAAAGCGGCGTCAAGGATCTGAAAACTATGAACGTATCAACATTGGCATGGCAGAGGAGATTTGTGTTTGTGAATATGGCAAGGTAGAAGACAAGAGCAGCAGGTGCAAATTTCTTTGCGGTCTCCAACTTGAAGGGGTCATGGCTGAGAAGACCTAGCTTTCCAAGGATCCAAACACCAGCAGCAGATGTGAAGTATTGTAGAGCAGTCAAGAGGCCAGGGTAACTGAACTTTGTGACGGCATATTTATTGATGATTGAGAGCAGACTTGAGCACAGAGCATACCCTACTACAAGGCTGCTTGTGGCATAGTACTGCTTTGCCATGAGAATAGAATGTTCACCTGCAACAGGTTCAGTGTTAGGAAAACATTAAAATAGAAAACTAGTACCTAAATTATTAAAAATAATACTAGAATTTCCAACTACTCAACAGTCTGCTTTGAAAAGATTAGCCACATAACAATGAAACCTCCAAATTTCAAGATGCCCACTGAACAATATTTAGAACTGGAATGATGAACAGAAAACGGTTTCCAGGTCACTTCCTGAGATTTCATATAATCATAGATCCACAAAACAAATTTAATTGCTGCTACTTGTAACATAAGGTATGTCTCATGCCGCATTAGGCTCGATGATCGATCCAGGGTGTTTTACTGGCTCCTAAAGAGTAGAACTTCTTAAACAAAGGCACCGGAGGAAGGCATAATGCTCCACTTTACACTGGCAAGAGAAATAATTTGAGAACACCTCGGTGACTGCAGAGCTGAGACCACCATTTTGTAGTGCGATATCACTAGCAACTTTTTGTGTATAGACACTAGACAAAACATATGTGTATATATACATATGAATACAATCATGTGCAGACAAATCCTCTAATGGAAAAAACCATACTCAAGTAGCTAAAAGTCCAAATAGGGGTTACCCATAGTTCCTGACCAGAAACTCGATTCACTAGGATATAGGATGGACAGAGACAGAGCTAGTCCAATCTCGCTCACCGGGCAGTAAAACCTCCAAAATTTGACGAACAATTCGCCGCTTCACATAACATTAGCCGGACTAAGATTTGCAGAAGCGGCGGGGAAGAACGTCGCTCGGGGTAACCGCCCACCGACTTATCAGGAAAGATTCGGGGCCCCAAAATCCAAATTTGCCTGGTTCCTGCAGATTTCTTGGATGCGCGTCGccaaggaaaggaaagaaacgGACCGGGAAAAGGCAGGCAGTGGGCTTCCAGATCAGAGACCGAGCGCGCCCGTCCCAAGAAACTATCTGAACGGTTCGTTTCAAAAAGAAGAAACTATCTGAAGAACGGGGCGGGGAGAggcagagggagagggagagggggagaccGGAGAGAGGCGTACAGGGAGAGGCGAGGCAGGCGCAGCGGCATTCCCGTCCGCCTCCGGCTCCGGGGTCTCTGCAACTCCAAGGCAAGTGCAATGCCGgaatgtgtgtgcgtgtgtggctGACAGAGTGACAGCCGATTGGTTGGTTTGTACCGTGCGTGGGGAGACGGGAGAAGCTTCAGATCCAACGACGGTGATACGGGGGCACACAGCCACAGGGTCTACGTAGTGAAAGCAATGCTGTGGTACCATCTATCCATAATTCCATACACCGGTTCTTTGTCCGCAATTACTCCTTTCGCTTTCGGTCCAAACTAAAATCGGATGACCGGATTTCATTTCTGACTACAAGAAATCGATGGGTTTAGTTTCCTAGCGACCTTGTATTTATTGAGAAACTAAATGTAGAGATAAAGAGAGCTCCTGATAGGAGCTGTGAATTGGCCATTTTGTGAATAGTAAATTGGCTATTTTTCTCATTGGTCTCAAGGTCCCTTACATAGGGAGATGACAAGCACACTAATTCTACATATTAGTGTAGTACATTAATTCTCTTTGTAATAACAGCAATAAGGTTGATTTATAGCCTAGCAATAAGATCAATTTATGGCTTTAACCATGGTTGTTACCATGGCCTTGAAACCATAGCGGCTGCATTGATGAGGTTAAAGATGTTTTGTAACACTTCCTCTTTTGACGAGTTCTTCTTGAGAACAACATGTTCTTTAATTCCTTTAAAAAATCCTATGAGAAAAAATAGGAATAATTTGACTAGTGATTACTCTATCATGAACAGACAAGGTTTAAAGAGTAATCCATGCCTTATTTTATCTCTAGAAACATCCCCATGGGGAAAATATGAGATAAGGAATATGCTTGTATCAATCAGTCTCATTAAAAATTTTGTATGAGAAAATCTGATGGTAAAAATTCATAAAAGAAAAGAGTACAATGTGAAGCGTTCTGTGTCGAATGAGGAAGTAGGTAGGGACTTGGTAAAAAAAATCCGCCAGATTATTATAAGACTTTATCTGTAGGATGTTTATTTCTTCACTTTGCTAAAGCTCATGGGGATAAAACAACTTAGGAGAAATATGTTTGGTGATATTGCTCCTGATATAGCTTGTTTGCATCTGTATTATGTAATACAAGCAGCATTATCTTCATGGATAATGGTAGAAGATTCTGAGGAACCAATACCACAAGATTGTTCAATATGGTTTATCATTCTGCGGAGCCACACGCATTCATGTGATGCTTCAAATAGTGCGATGATTTCAGAATAATTCGTAGAAGTAGTCACTAATGTTTGTTTAGATGACTTCCATGATACTGCAGTTCCTCCATGAAGGATACAAAACTTGTCTGTGATCTGGCATTGTGGGGATCAGACATATAGCTAGCATCAGTGTATCTAACCAAGCTAGGATCATTAGTTTTCTAAAAGAATAAGCCAAGATCCTTAATGCAATTCAGCCATTCAGGTACCTAAGGATTTATTTTCCTCCGGTCCCATGACGCTTAGTTGGAACACTATGTCTTGCCAATAGATTCACCGCAAATGCAATATCAGGCCTGGTACTATTTGCAAGGTACATGAGTGCTCTGATGAGATTGAGATAGGGATATTCTAGTCCTAATatctcttctccttcctcccgtGGTCGGAAAATGTCCTTTTCTTTATCGAGAGATCGAACAGCCATGGGAGGCTTATTTGGATATGCTTTGTCCATATTAAATTTCTTCAATAATTTCTAGACATAGACAGATTGGTGCGCTAAAATTCCTGAGTGAAGGTGCTCGATTTGCAAACCTAAGCAAAATCTGGTTTTACTCAAATCTTTCATCTCAAACTCTGTCTTAAGATGATTGCGGGCTTCATCAATATCTTGTATGTTGCCAATGATATTCAAATCATTTGCATACACTAATATAATGCAAAATCCTATGGAGTATCTTTTGATGAAGATGCACGGGCAATCATGATTATTGGAGTAACCCTTCTGCAGAATGTACTCACTCAGCCGGTTGTACCATATTCTTTTGAGCTTCATAGAGTGACCTTTACACAATACATAGAGTGATCCTGTGGAGTATCCTGTTTATAACCATAGAGTGATCTTTTGAGCTTTACACAATACATATTGCGATTTGCGCTTTCATTCGGTATAGGAATCTCATCGGGGACCTTCATATATATGTTCAAATCTAGTGACCCATATAAATATATTGTCACAACATCCATCAACTGCATAGATAGACACTTTTGAATTGCCAGTGATATTAAATATCATAACGTAATTCCACTCATGACTGGAGAATATGTTTCATTGAAATCAACGCCGGGTCTCTACGTGAACTCTTGTGCTACAAGCCTCGCCTTATATCTTGCCACCTCATTGTTCTCATTCCGCTTCCGAAcgaaaatctatttgaatacaGGAAAGGTTTTTGGAAGTGTAGGTATCACTGATGAGAATACCTCTCTTTTATTAAGGGATGCTAACTCTGCTTCAATTGCTTCCTTCCATTTGTTCCAGTGCGAGCGCTTTTTCACTCGACCATGAACTTTGGATCTGGATCATTTTGGATGGTATCTGCAACTGATGAGGCAAAGTATATGTCGACAATTGTAGTATTATGATCAAATGATTCTCCAGACTCAACATAGTTTATGAAAATTTCATGTACCCCAATTGACAGCTTGATATTTCCCAATACGACAGCGTTGGGGCATTTCAATATCCCATCATCAGAAATTGAGTGCACTGTTGATGTGGGCGGTGGATTGGGTAAATCTACTTAGTGTCTCTCAATTTGAGGTTGAGTTTCATTTACTGTGTCAGAGGATtttttc is part of the Panicum hallii strain FIL2 chromosome 2, PHallii_v3.1, whole genome shotgun sequence genome and encodes:
- the LOC112882456 gene encoding GDP-fucose transporter 1-like; protein product: MAKQYYATSSLVVGYALCSSLLSIINKYAVTKFSYPGLLTALQYFTSAAGVWILGKLGLLSHDPFKLETAKKFAPAALVFYLAIFTNTNLLCHANVDTFIVFRSLTPLLVAIADTIFRKQPCPSKFTFLSLVVILGGAVGYVMTDSAFSLTAYSWALAYLVTITTEMVYIKHIVTNLGLNTWGFVLYNNLLSLMLAPIFWFVTGEHKLVFAAIESRGDGWFQLDAFVAVALSCMFGLLISFFGFAARKAVSATAFTVTGVVNKFLTVAINVMIWDKHATGFGLVCLLFTIVGGILYQQSVTTKGISAGQQHGPVSEQPKEGNDSKELDEEKQGLVASAK